In the Gemmatimonadota bacterium genome, CCCCACAGCCGAGCCGAGTACATCGGCACCTACATAGGGGACATCGGCCAATCTCAAAAATCCCTGTACTGTGCCGTCTTCTCCCAGCGGCCCGTGCAAGACGGGAAAGACCACATCGACCGAGTCGGATGCAGACTGTCCCACGAGTTCACCGCGTCCCTCTGGCATCAATGTAATCAGCGCGTTTTGATCTGCGTCAGAAAGCCCTTCTGTATTTGCTTCTGGCAATAGTTGTGCGGCTTCGTTTAAGAACCATTGACCCGATTTGTCGATTCCTATTGGCACGACTTCGTATTTGGTCTTGTCAATCGCGTCGATGATGTTGCGCGCAGATTGCAGTGACACTTCGTGCTCTGCTGATTTTCCTCCAAATAGTATTCCCACGCGGATCTTTTTCATTTTTTTCTCTGCTTTTTTTTTCGCCGCCACCACCAGAATCCGATTATGCCCACCACCATTAATATTGCCAGTATGCGATTATAAGTTTTTAGTACAGTGACTACGATTTGCCAGTTTTCGCCGACCGTAAAGCCAAAGTAGATCAGCAGACTATTCCACAATAATGTGCCAAATAACACGTAAAGCGTCATGCGCAGGGGATGCATCTGGCTAATGCCAGCCACAATGCCGACAAATATCCGCACGGCGGGCAAAAAGCGGTTGAAAATGACGATTTTGTCACCATAGCGATTGAACCATATTTCGGTGCGGTGCAGGTTTTCTTCATTCAAGAACTTTATATTGAGCCGTAAGAAGAACGATCGCCCTTTTACAAATGCGATGGCGTAAAGGAGCAAACAGCCCACTGCGCTGCCTATCCACATTGCAAAATACGCAGGCCAGACAGCGATTATCCCAATGCCGGCCAAATATGCGCCGAATACAATCAGGGTATCACCAGGAATGATAGGTACTACGTTCTCTAAAAAAGCGCCCAGAAACAAAAAAAGGTAAATCCACTCTGGTGGTTGGTCTCTCAAATAGGCGAGAAAAGAATTCCAGAGTTCAGTAAAGTAAGGAAAAAAAGAATTCCAGAGTTCAGTAAAGTAGGCGAGAAAAGAATTCCAGAGTTCAATAAAGTACTCCAATTTGTATCCTTTGGATGTGACACAGGAGGCGATTACATTTTTGAATAAACTGGACAATAAGTCAATAACTTTTTATTAACGCTACCGCCTGTGCTGCTATGCCTTCTTCGCGTCCGACAAAACCCATGTATTCGGTTGTGGTTGCTTTTACCGATATGAGATCGACCGACACTTCCAATGCGCGCGCCATGTTTTCGCGCATTTGTTCAATGTACGGCGATAGTTTTGGGCGTTGCGCCATCACGGTTGCATCCACATTGAGCACCTGCGCGTGTGATTTTTTCAGGATGTGAGTTACGCGCGCCAGCAATGTGAGACTCGAGATATCTTTGTACGCGGCGTCTGTATCGGGAAAGAGCTGACCGATGTCGCCAGCACCCAGTGCGCCCAACAGGGCATCGATGACGACATGGGTCAATACATCTGCATCTGAGTGGCCCTGTAGCCCTTTTTCGTGGGGAATATGTACGCCGCCTAAAATTAGCGCACGGTCCTTCACGAGTTGATGTGCGTCATAGCCCTGACCTATTCGCAATGTCGGTGTCACGTCGCCTCGTTTTTCTAAAATGTGCAAACCCATGTCGAGGTCTTCTGGCGATGTAATTTTGATGTTGTCTGCTCGCCCGGGCACAACGGTTACAGCTTCGCCCAAACGCTCTACCAGAGCCGTATCATCTGTACCCAGATAGCCCGATTCGCGCGCAGCACGATGGGCGCGGAAGATCACGTCACGGCGAAATGCCTGGGGCGTTTGCACGGCTCGCAATGTCGATCTGTCCAGGGTTTTTACGACTTGATTGTCCTGTACGCGTTTTATTGTATCTGTTACTGGTGTGCCCAAAACAGCGGCGCCGTGTTCAGTCGCTGCCAGGACTACGGCATTGATATCTTCGGGTGTTACATAAGCTCGCGCGCCATCGTGGATAGCAACTACGTCGGCATCTTGCGGGATCGCCTGTAGCCCGCAGGCCACAGAATCCTGCCGTTCTGCACCGCCGGCGATCACATCGACAACTTTAGAAAATTTTTTCTTTCCGAATTGTTCTCGAC is a window encoding:
- a CDS encoding DedA family protein, producing the protein MEYFIELWNSFLAYFTELWNSFFPYFTELWNSFLAYLRDQPPEWIYLFLFLGAFLENVVPIIPGDTLIVFGAYLAGIGIIAVWPAYFAMWIGSAVGCLLLYAIAFVKGRSFFLRLNIKFLNEENLHRTEIWFNRYGDKIVIFNRFLPAVRIFVGIVAGISQMHPLRMTLYVLFGTLLWNSLLIYFGFTVGENWQIVVTVLKTYNRILAILMVVGIIGFWWWRRKKKQRKK
- the ispD gene encoding 2-C-methyl-D-erythritol 4-phosphate cytidylyltransferase, which produces MNYAIILAAGSGKRMGTHIPKQFLDLVGRPVLAWTLTAFERADRIDRVVLVVGREDIDTCREQFGKKKFSKVVDVIAGGAERQDSVACGLQAIPQDADVVAIHDGARAYVTPEDINAVVLAATEHGAAVLGTPVTDTIKRVQDNQVVKTLDRSTLRAVQTPQAFRRDVIFRAHRAARESGYLGTDDTALVERLGEAVTVVPGRADNIKITSPEDLDMGLHILEKRGDVTPTLRIGQGYDAHQLVKDRALILGGVHIPHEKGLQGHSDADVLTHVVIDALLGALGAGDIGQLFPDTDAAYKDISSLTLLARVTHILKKSHAQVLNVDATVMAQRPKLSPYIEQMRENMARALEVSVDLISVKATTTEYMGFVGREEGIAAQAVALIKSY